The following proteins are co-located in the Pedobacter sp. FW305-3-2-15-E-R2A2 genome:
- a CDS encoding tail fiber domain-containing protein, translating to MKSYKICVLVLFLMVLAFRGQSQTINQFNGQFTILFINTGTEPNVYYINGSFADAANMFSADQVRKGDQIIDKSGNTFEILEVSIDGSNINTTSKAFDAIPPGIGLGLIYRPSQRGFPLTTINTPAAALTSASNTAILAINTAIPNYTVGDALPTSSGTVGDIIFNSGDKLLYQLTADGWKSISMGSIRTDYANPPGSADPGAKGDIFMSYWDSKYYVFDGSAWAEPTTLSSLPVSSKYGDVFFVKGEMKLYMMAADNKWKVISSSSIPGGPGTELPTQSKPGDMFFNTDLNILYVYDKNGKWVEVSTNGSTPSAPTSPDPGTAAIREGSLFYNTSDHKLYVFNGTTWTPLDNSLKTGQVYVGNNSNVATSVPLSGDAKITTTGKLTIQPAAINDEKLDKLNIPISGFANPLDDVSMGDGTGNNFKITNLKAPSFGADAANKDYVDAQLKNPTLLALPNNNLFVGNTSGKAEAIHKSLIPISGFDKALANVSMGTGTPGSNFKITNLADPTAAQDAATRNYVDTKVMLPANLNLPKGEVYVGSDASTAVAVKKNTIPLSEFGEAKALISMGTFKITNLADPTDAQDAVTKNYLDRKVIGSGSISLTTGNLFVGDLNGKAADVLKTAIPLSGFGAAQADIALGGFKITSLLNPTEDQEAATKKYVDDLFKTPATLLSLPSAHLFLGDINGKAMATPKKNVPLSGFAKAGENIAMGDETTQFNINFLKDPVLAQDAATMAYVDRKVANPGSLALATDHVLVGNAENKADAVAKTAIPLSDFGSPKADVSFGNGTTGFKIINLADPSDAQDAATKKYVDSKSSSSKPPVAPTAPTNPVAGDTYYNSTDNRLYVYNGKDWVPVDNKLADGHLYVGSPDGIAISTPKNVIPLSGFGSAQGDVSMGNFKITNLVDPINAQEAATKNYVDSKTTKTPVGPTAPVNPVVGDTYYNTTDKRLYVYNGTDWVPVGNDKLAEGNLFVGNAQGIATATVKGDVSLTGFGAPTAELSMAGKNITNLASPVGNEDAVNKKYVDDGLTSATAAGKDNLGNHLATQNIKLSVNSISNDGVVGKGLSFDAPGNASLGQDLTINGNLFTPSDRRLKDHIETLGNVLAKIGQIRGVSFEYKNKHKYVSGAKIGVIAQELQKVYPEMVTQGKDGFLKVDYTQLTGMLIQAVKEQQKEIEVLKVRMDRQQEQINSILEKMNK from the coding sequence ATGAAATCATATAAAATTTGTGTCCTTGTTTTATTTTTAATGGTTTTGGCCTTCCGTGGTCAGTCGCAAACGATAAACCAGTTTAATGGTCAGTTTACGATCCTGTTTATCAATACCGGGACGGAACCAAATGTCTATTATATCAATGGATCATTTGCTGATGCAGCCAATATGTTCAGTGCCGATCAGGTACGTAAGGGAGATCAGATCATTGACAAAAGTGGAAATACGTTTGAAATTCTGGAAGTAAGTATTGATGGTTCAAATATCAATACGACCTCCAAAGCTTTTGATGCGATCCCTCCCGGAATAGGATTGGGTCTGATTTACAGACCGAGTCAGCGGGGCTTTCCTCTGACCACAATCAACACACCTGCGGCAGCATTGACCAGTGCTTCAAATACGGCAATTCTGGCCATCAATACCGCAATCCCGAATTATACCGTTGGTGATGCATTGCCAACTTCTTCGGGTACTGTAGGGGACATTATCTTTAATTCAGGAGACAAATTATTATATCAGCTGACAGCCGATGGCTGGAAAAGTATTTCAATGGGAAGCATCCGGACGGATTATGCAAATCCTCCAGGCTCCGCAGACCCGGGAGCGAAAGGCGATATATTTATGTCCTACTGGGATAGTAAGTATTACGTTTTTGACGGATCTGCCTGGGCAGAACCAACCACCTTATCTTCACTTCCTGTTTCCTCTAAATATGGGGATGTTTTCTTTGTGAAAGGAGAAATGAAACTGTACATGATGGCTGCAGATAATAAATGGAAAGTCATCAGCAGCTCGTCGATTCCCGGAGGTCCGGGAACGGAATTGCCTACGCAATCCAAACCAGGAGATATGTTTTTTAATACAGATCTCAATATTCTGTATGTCTACGATAAAAATGGGAAATGGGTAGAAGTATCTACCAATGGTTCTACACCTTCTGCGCCGACAAGCCCCGATCCCGGAACGGCAGCGATACGCGAAGGTTCCTTATTCTACAATACCTCCGATCATAAATTGTATGTTTTTAATGGAACAACGTGGACACCTCTGGACAATTCACTGAAAACAGGACAGGTTTATGTGGGGAACAACTCAAATGTTGCCACCTCAGTACCCTTATCCGGCGATGCTAAAATCACTACGACAGGAAAGTTGACGATTCAGCCTGCAGCAATAAATGATGAAAAACTGGATAAATTAAATATCCCGATCAGTGGGTTCGCGAATCCATTAGATGATGTGTCTATGGGAGATGGCACAGGAAATAATTTTAAAATCACCAATCTGAAAGCGCCTTCTTTTGGCGCAGATGCGGCCAATAAAGATTATGTCGATGCCCAGCTTAAAAATCCAACACTTTTGGCCTTACCGAATAACAATCTGTTTGTAGGTAATACCTCTGGCAAAGCGGAAGCAATTCACAAAAGCCTGATCCCGATCTCTGGTTTTGACAAAGCCCTTGCGAATGTCTCTATGGGAACAGGAACCCCCGGTTCTAATTTTAAGATTACCAACCTTGCAGATCCTACAGCGGCTCAGGATGCCGCAACCAGAAATTATGTAGATACTAAGGTAATGCTTCCGGCCAACCTGAACCTCCCAAAAGGAGAGGTCTATGTTGGAAGTGATGCAAGTACGGCCGTAGCAGTGAAAAAGAACACCATTCCACTGAGTGAATTCGGAGAAGCAAAAGCGCTGATCTCTATGGGGACTTTCAAAATAACAAACCTTGCGGATCCGACGGATGCCCAGGATGCGGTGACCAAGAATTACTTAGATCGTAAAGTGATTGGTTCGGGAAGCATCAGTTTGACCACAGGAAACCTTTTTGTCGGCGATCTGAATGGTAAAGCTGCAGACGTATTAAAAACTGCAATCCCTTTGAGTGGCTTTGGTGCCGCACAGGCAGATATTGCGCTTGGAGGTTTTAAGATCACCTCATTGCTTAATCCTACAGAAGATCAGGAAGCCGCAACGAAGAAATATGTTGATGATCTTTTCAAAACACCGGCAACGCTATTGTCCCTTCCTTCAGCACACCTGTTTCTGGGAGATATAAATGGAAAAGCTATGGCCACTCCCAAAAAGAATGTTCCTTTAAGTGGTTTTGCCAAAGCAGGGGAAAACATTGCAATGGGGGATGAGACCACTCAATTCAATATCAATTTTCTAAAAGATCCGGTTTTAGCTCAGGATGCAGCTACCATGGCCTATGTAGATAGAAAAGTGGCCAATCCCGGTTCATTGGCCCTGGCAACAGATCATGTTTTAGTTGGAAATGCAGAAAATAAAGCGGATGCAGTAGCAAAAACTGCGATTCCATTGAGTGACTTCGGAAGTCCGAAAGCAGACGTTTCCTTCGGCAATGGGACAACCGGATTTAAGATCATCAACCTTGCAGACCCAAGCGATGCACAGGATGCGGCGACCAAGAAATATGTAGATTCAAAATCTTCCTCTTCAAAACCTCCGGTTGCGCCAACTGCGCCGACCAATCCTGTTGCAGGAGATACGTATTACAATAGCACAGATAACCGTTTGTATGTTTACAATGGGAAGGACTGGGTTCCGGTAGACAATAAGCTTGCCGATGGACATTTATATGTTGGAAGTCCCGACGGCATTGCCATATCTACGCCGAAAAATGTAATTCCATTGAGTGGTTTTGGTTCCGCTCAGGGAGATGTATCTATGGGGAACTTTAAGATCACGAACCTCGTTGATCCGATCAATGCACAGGAAGCGGCAACAAAAAATTATGTAGATTCAAAAACGACAAAAACTCCGGTTGGGCCAACAGCACCAGTGAATCCGGTTGTTGGAGATACCTATTACAATACCACTGATAAACGCCTTTATGTTTACAATGGAACGGACTGGGTTCCGGTAGGAAATGACAAGCTTGCCGAAGGGAACCTCTTTGTCGGAAATGCACAGGGCATCGCTACAGCAACAGTCAAAGGGGACGTATCCCTGACCGGTTTCGGTGCACCTACTGCCGAACTTTCTATGGCCGGAAAAAACATCACTAACCTGGCAAGCCCTGTCGGAAATGAGGATGCCGTTAATAAAAAATATGTAGACGATGGTTTGACCTCAGCCACTGCTGCGGGAAAAGATAACCTCGGAAATCACCTGGCTACACAAAATATCAAGCTCTCTGTGAATTCCATCAGCAATGATGGTGTGGTCGGGAAAGGTTTAAGCTTTGATGCACCTGGAAATGCCAGTTTAGGACAAGACCTGACCATCAACGGAAACCTCTTTACGCCTTCAGACAGAAGATTAAAAGACCATATCGAAACGCTGGGCAATGTATTGGCCAAGATCGGTCAGATCAGGGGAGTAAGCTTCGAGTATAAAAACAAGCACAAATATGTGAGCGGTGCCAAGATCGGGGTCATAGCACAGGAATTACAAAAAGTATATCCTGAAATGGTGACTCAGGGGAAAGATGGCTTTTTGAAAGTCGACTATACCCAGCTTACCGGAATGTTGATTCAGGCAGTAAAAGAACAACAAAAAGAAATTGAAGTATTGAAAGTTCGCATGGACCGTCAGCAGGAGCAGATCAACAGCATTCTTGAAAAAATGAATAAATAG
- a CDS encoding glycoside hydrolase family 95-like protein has protein sequence MNLKRELTTFFMATCMAMNVAGQTAKHDLQFSQLANKWDEAIPLGNGMLGALIWQNGTQLRFSLDRADLWDMRPMKGLHRKEFSYQWVVDQVNKKDYKPVQQYFDEPYDREPAPSKIPGGALEFETGNWGKVNSVNLSLKDALCELSWTNGIRLKTFVDAGKPMGWFRFENVKDDFKPHLIAPRYQGTVRSSGDPVGGDDLSRLGYPQGKIKEERNRITYQQQGWGGFSYQIVVTWKKTKPGVIEGHWTISSKQANAKISKPQNTNVTGDFNQRYLAHKNWWKGFWSKSAIHVPDTLLEKQWYLEQYKFGSAARIGAPPISLQAVWTADNGRIPPWKGDFHHDLNTQLSYWPAYSGNHLAEAMGYLDHLEQNKANYTRYTKQFFNAPGIAVPGVTTLDGTEMGGWIQYSLSPTVSGWLAQHYYLQWRYSMDREFLKKKAYLWIKGVAVFLEKITVKDKNGNRKLKISSSPEINDNALDAWFLEDTNYDLAIMKFSFKAAAELALELGLPEEAKHWTTVLKEFKDFATTEKEELMFAPGLAYKESHRHFSHMMAIHPLGMIKWEDGERAQSIINNSIKLLDSIGPDYYVGYSYAWRANLKARAKNGEAAAEDLKIFAKAFCSPNSFHLNGDQLKAGYSKFQYRPFTLEGNFAFAAGLQEMLLQSYAGFIEIMPAVPKSWTEASFENLRAEGAFLLSAKRTGGQVEELKIVAEKGGETKLKLPFKTWYAVKNNGIILKSTGDGFLTLTCKPGGELVLKNGYE, from the coding sequence ATGAATTTAAAAAGAGAACTGACCACATTCTTTATGGCGACCTGTATGGCCATGAATGTAGCCGGGCAAACTGCAAAGCACGATTTGCAGTTTAGTCAGCTGGCCAATAAATGGGATGAAGCCATTCCTTTAGGGAATGGGATGCTGGGGGCTTTGATCTGGCAAAACGGCACCCAATTGAGATTTTCATTAGACCGGGCTGATCTTTGGGACATGCGCCCGATGAAAGGACTGCACCGCAAAGAATTTAGTTACCAATGGGTGGTAGACCAGGTGAACAAAAAAGATTATAAACCTGTACAACAGTATTTTGATGAGCCCTACGACCGGGAGCCTGCGCCTTCCAAAATTCCCGGTGGAGCATTGGAATTTGAAACCGGGAATTGGGGCAAGGTGAACTCCGTAAATTTATCGCTCAAAGATGCATTATGTGAGCTGAGCTGGACAAATGGGATCAGGTTGAAAACCTTTGTCGATGCCGGGAAACCTATGGGCTGGTTTAGGTTTGAAAATGTAAAAGATGATTTTAAGCCTCATTTGATTGCACCAAGGTATCAGGGGACGGTAAGGTCTTCCGGTGATCCTGTTGGCGGTGATGACTTGTCCAGGTTAGGTTATCCTCAGGGAAAAATTAAAGAAGAAAGAAACCGGATCACCTATCAGCAGCAGGGCTGGGGCGGATTTAGTTACCAGATTGTGGTGACCTGGAAAAAGACAAAGCCTGGCGTAATAGAAGGACATTGGACGATCAGTTCAAAACAAGCGAATGCGAAAATAAGTAAGCCTCAAAATACCAATGTTACTGGTGACTTTAACCAACGGTACCTTGCCCATAAAAACTGGTGGAAGGGCTTTTGGAGTAAATCGGCCATTCATGTTCCCGATACTTTGCTGGAGAAACAATGGTATCTGGAGCAATATAAATTTGGATCGGCGGCAAGGATAGGGGCGCCTCCAATTTCATTGCAGGCAGTATGGACTGCGGATAACGGAAGAATACCACCATGGAAAGGCGATTTTCACCACGATTTAAATACTCAGCTGAGCTATTGGCCTGCCTATAGCGGAAACCATCTCGCAGAAGCGATGGGATACCTTGATCATTTGGAGCAGAACAAAGCAAATTATACACGGTATACCAAACAGTTTTTTAATGCCCCGGGGATTGCTGTTCCGGGGGTAACCACCCTGGATGGTACGGAAATGGGAGGTTGGATTCAATATTCACTTTCTCCAACCGTATCGGGGTGGCTGGCGCAACATTATTACCTGCAATGGCGCTACAGCATGGACCGGGAGTTCCTCAAAAAGAAAGCCTATCTCTGGATAAAAGGAGTCGCGGTATTTCTGGAAAAGATTACGGTCAAGGATAAAAATGGAAACCGGAAATTGAAAATCAGTTCCAGTCCGGAGATCAACGACAATGCTTTGGATGCCTGGTTTTTAGAAGATACCAATTACGATCTCGCGATCATGAAATTTTCTTTTAAAGCTGCAGCAGAACTGGCCCTGGAGCTGGGATTGCCGGAAGAGGCGAAACACTGGACAACAGTGCTGAAGGAGTTTAAAGATTTTGCCACCACAGAAAAAGAAGAACTGATGTTTGCGCCGGGTTTAGCCTATAAGGAGTCGCACCGGCATTTCTCCCATATGATGGCGATACATCCTTTGGGAATGATCAAATGGGAAGATGGAGAAAGGGCCCAATCCATCATTAACAATAGCATTAAATTACTGGATAGCATAGGGCCTGATTATTATGTGGGTTATTCTTATGCCTGGAGGGCGAATTTAAAAGCCAGGGCTAAAAACGGGGAAGCGGCTGCCGAAGACCTGAAGATTTTCGCCAAAGCATTTTGTTCTCCGAATAGTTTTCATTTGAACGGAGATCAGTTGAAAGCCGGATACTCCAAATTCCAGTACCGTCCTTTTACATTGGAAGGGAATTTTGCTTTTGCTGCAGGATTGCAGGAAATGTTATTACAAAGTTATGCCGGCTTTATCGAGATCATGCCTGCTGTCCCAAAAAGCTGGACAGAGGCCTCCTTTGAAAATTTACGTGCTGAAGGTGCTTTTTTACTCAGTGCGAAAAGAACCGGCGGACAGGTCGAGGAGCTGAAGATCGTTGCCGAAAAAGGTGGGGAGACGAAGTTGAAGCTGCCTTTTAAAACCTGGTATGCGGTAAAAAACAATGGAATCATCCTCAAAAGCACTGGAGATGGTTTTTTAACCCTAACCTGTAAGCCCGGAGGGGAATTGGTGTTAAAAAACGGATACGAATAA
- a CDS encoding RagB/SusD family nutrient uptake outer membrane protein — protein MKKFKYILYLGLFASVLSACKKDLLNKIPQDSVSSETFWKTSNDAFLAVNGCYQNLPGDAYQSYYDAYADNAYAQYPWESIATVVSSGDVNLTVDFGWEASYKAIRRFNYLLENIDKTPEDKNLLERYKAEVRFLRAYQYLNMILLVGDVPLVTRSLAFGEELPRTKEAEVLSFVLKELADAAAVLPVSYAGGKKTEKGRVTKGAALALKARAHLYYKQWAEAVAAAKQVKTLGYSLFKVTAETNAQDLKDDYSKWVNFADAAAEKKFRLGLRSYEKLFYTENEGNSEVILEREYTPEKDTHGLNTLLLPAQVGGWASISPTQPLVDDYWMSNGQPHVPVAVATRAAWYNAKDPKYMDEYKNRDPRFYASIEFDGNPWNLLVNGYSYDWGVNESASKTGYGFRKLVDPNEQREYKAFNNTILIRYAEVLLTQAEAQNELSGPGTEVYDALDEIRTRVGMPVIDRVVYNNQDKVRLLIQQERRIELAGEGHRYFDIRRWGIAPAVMKDLVDLKNSSVQKRIWSNKLMKLPVPQAAVDKNTKLNPNNTGY, from the coding sequence ATGAAAAAATTTAAATATATCTTATACCTGGGGCTGTTCGCTTCAGTATTGTCAGCTTGTAAAAAAGACCTGCTGAATAAAATCCCACAAGACAGTGTTTCCAGTGAAACTTTTTGGAAAACAAGTAATGATGCGTTCCTTGCCGTGAACGGTTGTTATCAGAACCTTCCTGGTGATGCTTATCAGTCCTATTATGATGCCTATGCGGATAATGCCTATGCGCAATATCCATGGGAAAGTATTGCCACAGTAGTGAGTTCCGGTGATGTAAACCTGACTGTGGATTTTGGTTGGGAAGCCAGCTATAAAGCAATCAGAAGGTTTAACTATCTGTTGGAAAATATTGATAAAACTCCGGAAGATAAAAACTTGCTGGAGCGTTATAAAGCAGAAGTCCGGTTTCTAAGGGCTTATCAGTATTTGAATATGATCTTACTGGTAGGTGATGTTCCTCTGGTGACCAGGTCTTTGGCTTTTGGCGAGGAATTGCCTAGAACAAAAGAGGCAGAAGTATTGAGCTTTGTGCTTAAAGAACTGGCGGATGCAGCTGCGGTATTACCAGTTTCCTATGCAGGTGGTAAAAAAACAGAAAAGGGCAGGGTAACCAAAGGTGCTGCCCTGGCCCTCAAAGCAAGAGCACATTTATATTATAAGCAATGGGCAGAAGCAGTAGCTGCGGCGAAACAAGTGAAAACACTGGGTTATAGTTTGTTTAAAGTAACTGCCGAGACTAATGCTCAGGACTTAAAGGATGATTATAGCAAATGGGTGAATTTTGCAGATGCAGCAGCGGAGAAAAAATTCAGACTGGGTTTGCGCAGTTATGAGAAGTTGTTTTATACCGAGAATGAAGGCAATTCGGAAGTGATCCTGGAACGTGAGTATACCCCGGAAAAAGACACACATGGCTTAAATACCTTATTGTTGCCTGCACAGGTTGGGGGCTGGGCATCGATCAGTCCAACGCAGCCTTTGGTAGACGATTATTGGATGAGCAATGGCCAACCACATGTGCCGGTGGCAGTGGCAACCCGGGCAGCCTGGTATAATGCCAAAGATCCAAAGTATATGGACGAATATAAAAACAGGGATCCCCGATTTTATGCCTCCATTGAATTTGATGGGAATCCATGGAACCTCCTTGTAAATGGCTATAGTTACGACTGGGGGGTAAACGAAAGTGCCTCTAAAACCGGTTATGGATTCCGTAAACTGGTGGATCCCAATGAGCAAAGGGAGTATAAAGCTTTCAATAATACCATTTTGATCCGCTATGCAGAGGTCTTGCTGACCCAGGCAGAAGCGCAAAATGAATTGAGCGGGCCAGGTACGGAAGTTTATGATGCGCTGGACGAGATCAGAACAAGGGTGGGTATGCCGGTTATAGACCGTGTGGTATATAACAACCAGGATAAAGTCCGCTTGCTGATCCAGCAGGAAAGAAGGATTGAGCTCGCCGGAGAAGGACACCGTTATTTTGACATCAGACGTTGGGGAATTGCGCCGGCAGTCATGAAGGATTTGGTGGACCTAAAAAACTCTTCGGTTCAAAAAAGAATCTGGAGCAATAAGCTGATGAAGTTGCCGGTTCCACAGGCGGCGGTAGATAAGAATACCAAGCTGAATCCAAATAATACGGGGTATTAA
- a CDS encoding TonB-dependent receptor → MIRLHLLLLVVFLTCGYAQAQVKIISGKTLDKADNSPLPGVSIMLKGSKKGVQSDNKGNFTLDIGSATSATLIVNYVGYNTQQVEVGNKTQLDILLVQSDNGLNEVVVVGYGTQKKVNLTGSVASISSAQITNRPVTSMQNALQGITPGLTVKSRTGDVGSFNTTTGEGGAGGDIGSLSLRGSNQITLSGQSPVSKEPLIVVDGIPASPADFARINPNDVESISVLKDAASASIYGNRAANGVILVTTKKGKDGKMNIEYNGYYGNQSPTNIPKYLGSPQYARLLNEALTNAGRPVRFTEEELRKFDTGEDPDKYPNTDWYKASLLKNAPLQDHQISVSGGDKIKFYSGFGYMNQESLKKGKDMDRYSFRLNTNAAINKRLNLSTTSSFTQEMYQMDGGDYSFTTLNRNVPTIPIRHTDGTWGSLNGGVFDPLVTGNTVRTLEEGGWSRSKEQRINTAVNADLTLTEGLVLRGTASYNAYNKTGSAFINELAPIINFLTKQPVASTAVTPNALDERWDRNNRMLLQGTAEYEKTIGKHYGKILGGTSYEAFQSRFIRAGRKDFPNNDLGVIDAGANNPNFNTNEGNLGEWAIQSFFGRMNYSYNDRYLLEANIRFDKSSRFGPANRLAVFPGFSAGWRISQEEFMKQIKWIDDLKIRASWGKLGNQDNVGNYDYLDLLVSKFAYSFADQTQNGVWQEKGSNSKVSWEKTTVSNLGMDLTMFNGKVNLTADYYLRNTNDILLSLQSALEYGLFAPAQNAGSVQNKGLELQLGYKNNIGDFTYGIGANMSKVWNKITSLSSADGNINDKYIYKVGEPLGSFYMYKSQGLFASDAEAAASPKINSASKGGDIKFADLNGDNKIDANDRTIVGNDQPFFTYGFNMNMAYKGFDFSMLAQGVTNVKVYLGEEASMAFFNGSGVKPIHEQRWTIANPDPNAAYPRLLKSENNTQNTVFSDFWLFNAAYLRIKSMSLGYTFNAPVISKMHLGGLRVYLSATNPFTVRADKRLKDFDPEVPSARSSYPGLKSYVVGLSVRF, encoded by the coding sequence ATGATTCGTTTACATTTACTATTATTAGTTGTTTTTTTAACCTGTGGCTACGCACAAGCTCAGGTTAAAATCATCTCAGGGAAAACATTGGACAAAGCAGACAATTCCCCTCTGCCTGGAGTTTCCATCATGCTCAAAGGAAGCAAGAAGGGCGTGCAATCGGATAATAAAGGGAATTTTACTTTAGATATCGGATCTGCTACTTCAGCAACGCTGATCGTTAACTATGTCGGTTACAACACTCAGCAGGTAGAAGTTGGCAATAAAACACAATTGGACATCCTTCTTGTTCAATCGGATAATGGCCTGAATGAAGTCGTGGTGGTTGGCTATGGCACTCAGAAAAAGGTAAACCTGACCGGATCCGTGGCCAGCATCAGCTCTGCGCAGATTACCAACAGGCCGGTCACTTCCATGCAGAATGCGCTACAGGGAATAACCCCGGGCTTAACAGTAAAGTCCAGGACGGGGGATGTAGGTAGTTTTAATACCACTACCGGGGAAGGTGGTGCTGGTGGTGATATCGGTAGTTTATCCCTGAGGGGAAGCAATCAGATCACACTTTCAGGTCAGAGTCCGGTATCCAAAGAACCATTAATTGTGGTGGATGGAATTCCAGCAAGCCCGGCAGATTTTGCCCGCATCAATCCCAATGATGTAGAAAGTATTTCCGTGCTTAAAGATGCAGCATCCGCTTCCATCTATGGTAACCGGGCTGCAAATGGAGTAATCCTCGTAACGACCAAAAAGGGAAAAGATGGCAAGATGAATATTGAATACAATGGCTATTATGGAAATCAATCGCCAACCAATATTCCCAAATACCTGGGATCCCCGCAATATGCGCGTCTGTTAAATGAAGCTTTAACAAATGCAGGTAGACCAGTTCGTTTTACAGAGGAAGAGCTCAGGAAATTTGATACCGGCGAAGATCCGGACAAGTATCCGAATACCGACTGGTATAAAGCATCCTTACTAAAGAATGCGCCATTGCAAGACCACCAGATCAGTGTGAGTGGGGGAGATAAGATTAAATTCTATTCCGGCTTTGGTTACATGAATCAGGAATCCCTGAAAAAAGGAAAAGATATGGACCGTTATTCCTTTCGGTTAAATACCAATGCAGCAATAAACAAAAGACTGAACCTCAGTACAACGAGTTCCTTCACTCAGGAGATGTACCAAATGGATGGAGGTGATTATTCATTCACTACGTTAAACAGAAATGTACCTACGATTCCCATTCGCCATACTGATGGGACCTGGGGAAGTTTGAATGGCGGAGTTTTTGATCCGTTGGTGACTGGAAATACCGTTCGGACGCTGGAAGAAGGCGGATGGAGCCGTTCAAAAGAACAAAGAATCAATACAGCTGTAAATGCAGATCTGACCTTGACAGAGGGATTGGTTTTGCGCGGAACAGCTTCTTATAATGCCTACAATAAAACGGGTTCGGCTTTTATAAATGAGCTGGCGCCGATCATTAACTTTTTAACCAAACAGCCGGTAGCCAGTACTGCTGTTACGCCAAATGCACTTGACGAACGTTGGGACCGGAACAACAGGATGCTGTTGCAGGGAACTGCCGAGTATGAGAAAACGATAGGAAAGCATTATGGCAAAATATTAGGAGGTACCTCTTATGAAGCATTTCAGTCTAGATTTATCCGGGCAGGGCGTAAAGATTTTCCGAACAATGATCTTGGAGTGATCGATGCAGGGGCCAATAATCCAAATTTCAACACCAATGAAGGAAATCTTGGAGAATGGGCCATACAGTCCTTCTTCGGAAGGATGAACTATTCCTATAATGACCGGTATCTGTTGGAAGCCAATATCAGGTTTGATAAATCTTCCAGATTTGGACCTGCCAACAGACTGGCTGTTTTCCCTGGTTTTTCTGCCGGATGGAGAATCAGTCAGGAGGAATTTATGAAACAGATCAAATGGATTGACGACCTGAAAATACGTGCCTCATGGGGTAAACTTGGGAATCAGGACAATGTGGGGAACTACGATTACCTGGATCTGTTGGTGTCTAAGTTTGCTTATTCTTTTGCAGACCAGACCCAGAATGGCGTATGGCAGGAGAAAGGTTCAAATTCAAAAGTAAGCTGGGAAAAGACTACGGTTTCTAACCTTGGAATGGACTTAACCATGTTCAATGGGAAGGTGAACCTGACCGCCGATTATTACCTCAGAAATACCAACGACATCCTGCTTTCTTTACAAAGTGCTTTGGAGTATGGTTTGTTTGCACCGGCGCAAAATGCAGGTTCAGTTCAGAATAAAGGATTGGAATTGCAATTGGGGTATAAGAACAATATTGGTGATTTTACTTACGGTATCGGAGCCAATATGTCTAAAGTATGGAACAAAATCACTTCCTTATCCAGTGCGGATGGAAACATCAACGACAAGTACATTTATAAAGTAGGGGAGCCATTGGGATCTTTCTACATGTATAAATCACAAGGTTTGTTTGCCAGTGATGCCGAAGCAGCAGCCTCGCCAAAAATCAATTCAGCCTCTAAAGGTGGGGACATTAAATTTGCCGATCTGAATGGCGATAATAAAATTGATGCAAACGACCGCACAATCGTAGGAAACGATCAGCCATTTTTCACCTATGGTTTTAACATGAATATGGCCTATAAAGGTTTTGATTTTTCAATGCTGGCACAAGGGGTAACAAATGTTAAAGTTTATTTAGGCGAGGAAGCTTCTATGGCCTTTTTTAATGGTTCAGGGGTGAAGCCTATTCATGAGCAACGCTGGACAATCGCAAATCCGGATCCAAATGCGGCATATCCAAGGTTACTGAAATCGGAAAACAATACTCAAAATACCGTTTTCTCCGATTTCTGGTTATTTAATGCAGCTTATTTAAGAATCAAGTCAATGTCACTTGGTTATACTTTCAATGCTCCGGTGATTTCGAAAATGCACCTTGGAGGATTAAGAGTTTACCTGAGCGCGACCAATCCTTTTACGGTAAGGGCAGACAAACGTCTGAAAGATTTTGATCCTGAAGTACCTTCAGCAAGGTCCTCTTATCCGGGATTGAAATCTTATGTAGTGGGTTTAAGTGTTCGTTTTTAA